In one window of Mercurialis annua linkage group LG4, ddMerAnnu1.2, whole genome shotgun sequence DNA:
- the LOC126676712 gene encoding sugar transport protein 1-like → MAGGSFGPNDPSKTYPGKLTFRVIYTCIVAATGGLIFGYDLGISGGVTSMDSFLKEFFPKVYRKESSITPSDDQYCRFNDETLTLFTSSLYIAALFSSLGFSHITRRLGRRITMLSSGVLFAIGALLNGFASHLWMLYVGRFFLGFGIGAANQSVPIYLSEVAPYNYRGALNMLFQFSITIGILIANLLNYFLADMKGGKGWRYSLGLAVVPAAIIFFGSLLLPETPNSLIETGKPEEAKQQLQKLRGVDNVDEEFKDIVAASDEAKGVDAWSNILRRRYRPQLVMAICIPMFQQLTGMNVIVFYAPVLFKTMGFGSNASLASSLITGVVNSLATLVSIAVVDKVGRRLLFIVGGLQMLLFQIIVAIAIGVKFGVSGNPGELQKWYAGVVVAAICCYVAGFAWSWGPLGWLVPSEIFPLEIRSAAQSINVSVNMIFTFFIAQVFTAMLCHLKFGLFMVFAACVVVMVTFIYFYLPETKGIPIEEMAGVWKNHPRWKHYFDDEADDPKIGRSC, encoded by the exons atggcCGGAGGAAGTTTTGGTCCGAATGATCCAAGCAAAACGTACCCTGGAAAACTAACTTTCAGGGTGATATATACTTGCATTGTCGCCGCCACCGGAGGTCTAATCTTCGGCTATGATTTGGGTATTTCAG GTGGAGTTACTTCCATGGATTCGTTTTTGAAGGAATTTTTTCCAAAGGTTTATCGGAAGGAATCATCAATTACGCCATCAGATGATCAATATTGCAGATTCAACGATGAGACACTGACGCTCTTTACGTCATCTTTATACATAGCGGCTCTTTTTTCATCTTTAGGGTTTTCACATATAACTCGGAGATTGGGTCGCCGGATTACGATGTTGAGCAGTGGTGTTCTGTTTGCCATCGGTGCTCTCTTGAATGGCTTTGCTAGCCATCTCTGGATGCTTTACGTTGGTCGATTTTTCCTCGGTTTTGGTATCGGCGCTGCCAATCAG TCCGTGCCAATTTATCTATCAGAAGTGGCACCATACAATTACAGAGGGGCACTAAACATGCTGTTCCAATTCTCCATAACAATTGGAATTTTAATAGCCAATCTTCTCAACTATTTTTTGGCTGACATGAAAGGAGGAAAAGGATGGAGATACAGCTTAGGGTTAGCTGTGGTTCCTGCTGCGATCATCTTCTTCGGTTCGCTTCTTCTTCCCGAGACTCCCAATTCTTTGATCGAGACCGGCAAACCAGAAGAAGCTAAACAACAGCTTCAGAAACTACGTGGAGTCGACAATGTCGACGAAGAGTTTAAAGATATAGTAGCAGCTAGTGATGAAGCTAAGGGTGTTGATGCTTGGTCAAATATTTTAAGAAGACGATACAGACCGCAGCTTGTTATGGCGATTTGTATTCCGATGTTTCAACAGCTTACAGGGATGAATGTGATCGTGTTTTACGCCCCGGTTTTGTTTAAAACTATGGGATTTGGAAGTAATGCTTCTCTCGCTTCCTCTTTGATTACTGGTGTTGTTAACTCCCTTGCTACTTTGGTTTCCATTGCTGTCGTCGATAAGGTCGGGAGGAGATTGCTTTTCATCGTCGGTGGCTTGCAGATGCTTTTGTTCCAG ATTATTGTGGCGATTGCGATCGGTGTGAAATTTGGAGTCTCAGGAAATCCAGGAGAATTGCAAAAGTGGTATGCAGGAGTTGTGGTTGCAGCTATATGTTGTTACGTTGCTGGATTTGCATGGTCATGGGGTCCCCTCGGCTGGTTAGTACCGAGTGAAATCTTCCCGTTGGAAATCCGATCAGCCGCTCAAAGTATCAACGTTTCAGTGAACATGATCTTCACCTTTTTCATCGCACAAGTCTTCACGGCGATGCTTTGCCATTTGAAGTTTGGGCTGTTCATGGTGTTCGCCGCCTGTGTGGTGGTTATGGTTACCTTTATTTACTTCTACTTGCCGGAGACTAAGGGCATTCCGATTGAAGAGATGGCCGGTGTTTGGAAGAATCATCCTCGCTGGAAACACTACTTTGATGATGAAGCTGATGATCCCAAAATTGGACGTTCATGCTGA